A stretch of DNA from Dichotomicrobium thermohalophilum:
TGGCGCGGGCGGCGGTGCGGACCAGAAGAAAGGCCAGGGCGCCGGCACCGGCGGGGCCGGCGGCATCAAGCCGGTCGGGGCGATCGTGATCGACCAGCATGGCGCGCGCGTGGAAGGCATGAAGGGCGCGATGACCAGCCTGGTCGAGACGATCGGCGAGGCGGCGAGCCGCGTGATGGAGCGGCAGGCAAGCCGACAAGAGGGGCAGTGACGGGCGCGCACCATGATCGCAGGCTTGCTCTGGGCGCTGCTGGCGATCCTTTTGCTGATCTTGGCGGGGATCGTCGCGGTCACCGTGACGCCGGTCAGGCTCCGTTGCGTCTTTTCCAGCGAACCGCAGGCGCGGGCGATCGTCGTGGTGCGCTTGTTCGCAGGATTGATCCCGCCGCTCCGCCTGTTTGACAGCGCGCGGCGAGAGGCGAAGCGCGCCGTAAGGCGGGAACCCACAAGGCCATCCCGGACGCCTCGACCTCGCACTATCTCCCGCGTACTGCGAGAGGTGCCGACGCTTCTGGCCGATCTGCTGACCCGCGTGCGCCTGCGCCAGCTCACGGTCGACGCGGATTTGGGTCTCGGCGACCCCGCCGACACCGGACAGCTTTTCGGGCTGTTTCAGGCGGTTCGATACGCTTGCCCGGCTGCACCCCGCGTGGCCGTTCAGGTCCGGCCGGATTTCGAGCAGTTGCGACTGGCCGGCCGGCTCAGCGCCGACCTGAGTTTCATCCCGGTGACGTTCGTGTCGCCAGTGATCCGCTTTGCCTGGCGCAGCTTCGGGCCAGGGCGATGACGGTTGCGCTTGACACGGTGCTGCGCGTTGGCGACATGGCCGTTACCGCAGTCGTGGAGCAAAAAGTCCAAGCATTCCACGCGGGCGATGCGCCGTCATTTCACGGAACGAAGCGGCCCCTCGCCATCCTCATCCGCCGCAGCGGCGTGA
This window harbors:
- a CDS encoding GerW family sporulation protein, yielding MEDVERLLKGTVDELDRLLNAKNVLGEPIERDGVTIIPMVSYGFGFGAGGGADQKKGQGAGTGGAGGIKPVGAIVIDQHGARVEGMKGAMTSLVETIGEAASRVMERQASRQEGQ
- a CDS encoding DUF2953 domain-containing protein, which codes for MIAGLLWALLAILLLILAGIVAVTVTPVRLRCVFSSEPQARAIVVVRLFAGLIPPLRLFDSARREAKRAVRREPTRPSRTPRPRTISRVLREVPTLLADLLTRVRLRQLTVDADLGLGDPADTGQLFGLFQAVRYACPAAPRVAVQVRPDFEQLRLAGRLSADLSFIPVTFVSPVIRFAWRSFGPGR